Below is a genomic region from Gemmatimonadota bacterium.
GGCCTCGCAACGTCGACGTGGCTGGCGTACCGCACGCCGCTTGGGCCGATCGGCCTCTGGTGGGGGCTGGTCGTCGGCCTCGCGGCCGTGGCGCTGATCCTCCTGCACCGGGTGCGCGCGGCCCTGCGGCGACCACTTCAGCGGATCTAGCTGCGCTACTCGCCCACCGGCCGCGGCGAGGCCGGTGCTTCTGCTCCGCCGCGTGCCGACTGGCCACGTCGCCGAAGATCTTCTCGCCGTCGTAGCGGCCATTCTCGATGAAGACCTCCGAGATGAACCGCCCCACCAACACTCCCGCCAGGTAGATCCCCGGCACGCTCGACTCCAGCGTCTCAGCGTTCATCAGCGGCCGGTCACCTGCCTCGTCGAACTCGATGCCGAGCTGGCGCTGCAAGGCGAAGTCCGGGTGATAGCCGGTGAGCGCGTAGACCCGATCCGCCGGCAGGTCGACCGCCTCTCCGTCGGCCGTGCGGATCCGCACGTCGGTCGGCGTGATGGCCACCTCGGCGCCCATATGCGCGGCGATCTCACCCGCGGCGATCCGGTTCTCGAGGTCGGGTCGCAACCAGTACTTCAGGCTCGGCTTGAACGCCTCGCGCCGATACATTAACGTCACCCGCGCCCCGGCACGGAAGCACTGCAGCGCCGTCTCCACCGCCGAGTTCTTCCCACCGATGATCACGACGTCGAGGCCGGCCGTCCTGTGCGGCTCGTCGAACCAGTGTGACACATGCGGCAACAATTCGCCCGGAACGTCGAGCAGGTTGGCGTGATCGAAGTAGCCGGTGGCCAACACCAGTCGTTCACATCGCACGGTCTGCGGGCCTGCCCCCGTCCCCAGCGTGCACTCGATGCGCCCATCCCGCCGCTCGGCATGTACCAGGCGCGTGTACGGCTGCACCGCGAGCTTCTCGGCGCGCACCACGCCGCGGTAGTACGTCAGCGCCTCTCGCGCGTCGCCTTTGGCGCCACTCTCACCAGACGGTGATCGCCAATCTCCAGCCGCTCGGGCGTGGTGAAGAAGGTCATCCCGATCGGGTAGCGCACGATCGCATCGGCAATCGCGCCGGCGTCGATCACCAGCGCGCCGACACCTCGACGCTTCGCCGCAATCGCACAGGCCAGGCCGATCGGGCCGGCGCCGACAATCAGTGCCTCGACCTCCATGGGGAGTG
It encodes:
- a CDS encoding NAD(P)-binding domain-containing protein — protein: MKPLPMEVEALIVGAGPIGLACAIAAKRRGVGALVIDAGAIADAIVRYPIGMTFFTTPERLEIGDHRLVRVAPKATRERR